One part of the Oryzias melastigma strain HK-1 linkage group LG21, ASM292280v2, whole genome shotgun sequence genome encodes these proteins:
- the LOC112155506 gene encoding immunoglobulin superfamily member 2, translated as MGASLRALWGATFILLARLAQLCEARVNTEVQVGPLYRVVDTRLSISCKASGYPADKRTDFEFRVERPSRPGLPYNVISSADPDYAFASHNVRVAKKEIDLIHQSQSQVVFVIEKLLKEDEGEYECISVTTETVLDGIFSAKTVVKVIDDSLSVSLRDSATSMSFKEGEALSLTCQASSDTLQHTHLSVIWFLHKEGAQNPQPIISLSRDFTLIPGEDFKQRYKEGAVNLDKIGESTYRLEMTELQLSDQGQIYCQAQEWIQDPDRSWYSINQKDTEKIVLTVNAREVGPDMLSLVVKTSSEKTSLLEGQELLVSCSIDMHNLKERFFSAAWFRGDIELVRIGPTGILTVSLDDQRVEEGGLRAIRIGDGAYSFGLKPVSKDDQGSYKCMAWSEDRGSDGAFTKGTAQSSNSLQITISVPESGLSVKMQNPTQNVNQLDKLTLVCKVGGAKEYLSVNWEYKSATSSTFTTIIILESDGVMKKDATYKDRQVRATRPASESFVFELDKVTLADSGLYKCHVAEKIPNQDLHTNASECAVTVNPLESLMKVSLTSRSFNPTIGEEAVLMCKVKGPRIPITVTWIKRGDGLDMDEIVRLNYNGDMSWSGSQTSYQVSIRSQKDSVIYDLKLTSASQIEKGIYQCSVSTFVEGTHKKLATSNDLQVAVKNPVTKFKLEPNPPIEQVINTDIHIKCLLEGSTPLYAYSVIWFLQRETGFIDLSRADRFSFMTYGNVAELNHRHRISMTRTETTFELVIRQAKISDSGSYVCNVTEWLKDPRGTWISLSTMSTSTKVNISEPKTNLLVEKSQSTEIVINKDTKFNIPCNFREESSHESQFQVTWFWHKDAEIEKPKAIFTAYRNSTLQSSFEKIELIFDHPEESKFSLTVLKPSPEHSGLYFCEVEQWLQSLPEKWQTVSKKRSEDFNVTVLGDGEVRSSWEHTEVTLIVAVVILLIIIVILVVKICMDRNPGPKKQGATLWADQSQPIRLEDH; from the exons AGGCCAGAGTGAACACTGAGGTCCAAGTGGGCCCTTTGTATCGTGTGGTTGACACTCGACTCTCAATTTCCTGCAAAGCGAGTGGCTACCCTGCTGACAAAAGAACAGACTTTGAGTTTCGCGTGGAGAGGCCGTCGAGGCCGGGTTTGCCCTACAACGTCATCAGCTCAGCCGATCCCGACTATGCTTTTGCCAGTCACAATGTTCgtgtggcaaaaaaagaaattgatctGATACACCAGAGTCAGAGTCAAGTCGTCTTTGTGATAGAGAAGCTGCTCAAAGAGGATGAAGGAGAATACGAGTGCATCTCTGTAACTACAGAAACTGTACTTGATGGGATTTTCAGCGCCAAGACAGTAGTTAAAG TGATTGATGATTCTCTAAGCGTGTCACTACGCGACTCTGCGACCTCGATGAGTTTTAAAGAAGGGGAAGCCCTCTCCTTGACATGCCAAGCCTCTAGCGACACCCTCCAGCATACCCATCTGTCTGTCATCTGGTTTCTCCACAAAGAAGGGGCTCAAAACCCTCAGCCCATCATTTCTCTGAGCAGAGATTTCACGCTGATTCCAGGCGAGGACTTTAAGCAGCGCTACAAAGAAGGAGCCGTTAACTTGGATAAAATAGGAGAGTCCACTTACAGGTTGGAGATGACGGAGCTGCAGCTGTCAGACCAAGGTCAGATCTACTGCCAGGCTCAGGAGTGGATCCAAGATCCTGATCGTTCCTGGTACTCCATCAATCAGAAAGACACAGAGAAAATTGTTCTTACAGTCAATGCTAGAG AAGTTGGACCAGACATGTTGTCTCTTGTGGTGAAAACCTCCTCAGAGAAGACCTCACTGCTGGAAGGGCAGGAACTGCTGGTATCCTGCAGCATAGACATGCATAACCTGAAGGAAAGGTTCTTCTCAGCCGCGTGGTTTCGGGGAGACATTGAACTGGTACGCATCGGCCCGACGGGAATTCTGACTGTTTCTTTGGACGATCAGAGAGTAGaagaaggtggcctgagggccatTCGGATTGGAGATGGAGCTTATAGTTTCGGCTTGAAGCCCGTCAGCAAAGACGATCAGGGAAGTTACAAATGCATGGCGTGGTCTGAGGACCGTGGCTCCGATGGGGCGTTTACAAAAGGAACAGCCCAGAGCTCCAACAGCCTGCAGATCACCATCTCAGTTCCAG AAAGTGGACTCTCGGTGAAAATGCAGAACCCCACACAGAATGTTAACCAGCTGGACAAGCTCACGCTGGTCTGTAAAGTGGGAGGGGCTAAAGAATATCTCTCAGTCAACTGGGAATATAAATCAGCCACAAGTTCAACTTTCACCACCATCATCATTCTGGAGTCAGACGGTGTGATGAAAAAAGATGCAACGTACAAAGATCGCCAAGTGCGAGCAACACGTCCAGCAAGTGAGAGCTTCGTGTTTGAGCTGGACAAGGTCACGCTGGCGGATTCGGGCCTATACAAGTgtcatgtggctgaaaaaataccAAACCAAGATCTTCACACTAATGCCTCCGAATGTGCCGTCACCGTCAATCCCCTCG AATCATTGATGAAAGTGTCCCTAACAAGTCGTAGCTTCAACCCTACCATAGGAGAAGAGGCCGTGCTAATGTGCAAGGTGAAGGGTCCGCGCATACCGATAACTGTGACCTGGATAAAGCGGGGAGATGGCCTTGATATGGATGAGATTGTGAGGTTGAACTACAACGGTGACATGAGTTGGTCTGGAAGCCAGACAAGCTATCAGGTGAGCATACGAAGTCAAAAAGACTCCGTCATCTATGACCTGAAGCTCACCAGTGCCAGCCAAATTGAAAAAGGGATCTACCAGTGCAGCGTGTCCACCTTTGTGGAGGGCACACACAAAAAGTTAGCTACATCGAATGACCTTCAGGTGGCGGTGAAGAATCCAG tgaccaaattcaaaTTAGAGCCAAATCCCCCCATTGAGCAAGTGATCAACACTGACATACATATTAAGTGTTTGCTCGAGGGATCTACTCCACTTTATGCCTATTCTGTCATTTGGTTTCTGCAACGGGAAACGGGTTTCATAGACCTCAGCAGGGCAGACAGGTTTTCTTTCATGACATATGGAAATGTGGCAGAGCTTAACCACAGACATCGAATCAGCATGACGCGCACTGAAACTACTTTTGAACTGGTCATTCGGCAAGCCAAGATTTCAGACTCTGGTTCATACGTTTGCAATGTGACTGAGTGGCTAAAGGATCCCCGAGGAACTTGGATTTCGCTCTCGACGATGTCTACGAGCACAAAAGTCAACATTTCTGAGCCAA AAACAAACCTATTGGTTGAAAAAAGCCAGTCGACGGAGATAGTCATAAACAAGGACACGAAATTTAACATTCCCTGCAACTTCAGAGAAGAATCCAGCCATGAATCCCAGTTCCAGGTCACTTGGTTTTGGCATAAAGACGCAGAAATCGAGAAACCCAAAGCCATATTCACAGCTTATCGAAACTCAACCCTACAAAGCAGCTTTGAGAAGATTGAACTTATTTTTGATCACCCTGAAGAGAGTAAGTTTAGTCTAACGGTCCTAAAACCCAGTCCTGAACACAGTGGTCTGTATTTCTGTGAGGTGGAGCAGTGGCTCCAATCTCTGCCCGAAAAGTGGCAAACAGTTTCCAAAAAGCGTTCAGAAGACTTTAATGTCACCGTTTTGGGCGACG gagaGGTTAGAAGCTCATGGGAACATACGGAAGTGACTCTCATTGTTGCTGTCGTTATCTTGTTGATTATTATAGTGATTTTGGTGGTAAAGATTTGCATGGACAGGAATCCTGGTCCCAAAAAGCAAGGCGCCACTCTCTGGGCTGATCAGAGTCAGCCTATAAGATTAGAGGATCactaa